Part of the Candidatus Poribacteria bacterium genome is shown below.
GGCGTATCAGCGCATCCCGGCGTTTATCGTCACACTGGGCGGGTTTTTAGTCTATCGCGGCTTGATGTTAGCCTTTACCAAAGGCGAGACCATCCTGCTTCCAGACAATTGGCTTAAAGCAATTGGCAACGCGTATCTCTCACCGACACTTGGATGGACCCTCATGATTGCCGGGTTAGGCATCAGCGGTTACGGTTTCTATCGGCAGCGCGCTGCACGAATAAAATACGGCACAGAACAAACCTCTCTCCATATATTTCTATTGAAAGTAGCCGGAATATCCGCATTAATTGTGGCGTTCATCGTCGTGATGAATGCCCATAAAGGGATTCCATTTCCTGTATGTATTCTGTTCGGGTTAGCGTTCGTGTTTCATTTCGTTGCGAACCGCACCCGTTTCGGACGTTATGTGTATGCAGTCGGCGGGAACGCCGAAGCGGCGTACCTCTCCGGTGTCAACGTCCGCAGTATTACGTTGCGGGTGTTCGCGACAATGGGTGCCTTGATGGCGGTTGCTGGTATTGTCATGACAGCGCGCGTCGGAAGTGCCAGTCCAGAAGCCGGACGACTACTGGAGTTGGATGCCATCGCCGCGTGTGTCATCGGTGGTGCCAGTTTAATGGGTGGACGCGGGAGTATCTTCGGTGCAATTCTGGGTGCGTTTGTGATGGAGAGCCTCAATAACGGCATGAGTATGGCGAACATGGATGCCTCGTGGCAGGATATAATCAAAGGGATTGTGCTTGTTGCAGCAGTCGGATTCGACATGGCATCCCGGCGGCGATGAAGGTTCCCTTTACCGAATTCCGCGATTCAGAAAAAATTTTAAACCCTTTTCCCAAAATTTTCCCTCTTTATAACTGAAATCTTATTGGGGATTTGTCTATGCGATATGATTCATCAACGTACACAGACTTGACAGATGAAGAACTCATTCGGCTCGTGCAATCGGGGGATGAGAAAGCATTTGCGCAACTCGCAGCCCGCTATAGTTCGAGAATTTGGCAATTGGTCGTCTGGAACTCCCGCCAAGCCCGCGATGCTGAAGAGATCTTTCAGGACATTTGGGTAGCCGTCTGGGAAAACATCGGCGGTCTCCGAGAGGTCAGTAGTTTCGGTGCATGGCTTCGGAAGATAGCCTATACTACCTGCAGAAGGTACTACACCCGCAACACGCGTGCAAGCAGTGAAATCCTTCAGAGTGCGGAGCAGCTGGCTGAAACTATTGATCGAAATGCGATTGCTCGTTTTCGAGAGACAGAATTTCGCGCAGCTGTAGCGGAGGCAGTGTATGACCTTCCTGAGAAGGTGCGTACTGTCGCAGTACTGTATTACTTAGAGATGTGGACCATCAAAGAGATTGCGGAGGAGATCGGCTTGGCAGTTGGTACCGTCAAGACGAGGCTCAGAGAGATTCGGGCACTCCTGCGTAAGGAATTTGGTGTTGAAGAGGTTAAGAGGGAAACAACTATGACGCAAAAAAAAGAGGTATCCAAGTCGTCGCAAAACATCATTAAAGTCTTCGGTGTCGGCGACGCGGGTGGCAACGCCATCAAACGGATGATTGCGGCCGGTTTGAAAGAAATTGAGTTTTACGCTGTGAATACGGATTTAGAAGCACTCCGCACGTGTGATGGGGCAACACAGGTGCAAATCGGTGCTGAAATCACGCAAGGACTTGGTGCAGATGCGAATCCAGAGGTAGGCAGAGGGGCGGCTGAAGAAGATTTGGAAACGCTCAATACCGTCGTTGCGGATGCGCGCCTGGTTTTTGTTGCTGCCGGCATGGGTGGCGGGACAGGGACAGGTGCAGCACCTTTAATCGCATCTCTCGCCCGGGAGCAGGGGGCTTTAACAATAGGCGTTGCAACAAGCCCGTTCGATTTTGAGGGACAACGCCGCGCCGAGCAAGCAGGATACGGACTTCAGGAACTCCGAGACAACACTGATGCCGTTATCGTGATCCCGAATCAGCGACTCCTTGATACTGTGGATGTGGAGCCCTCAACGAGCGAAGCGTTCAGCATGAGCGATGAAACCGTGGTGCTCGGCATTAAAACTATCGCCGATATTATTGTGGAGTCGGGCGAGATTAACGTTGACTTTGCCGATATAGAGAGCATCATGAACGATGCTGGCACGGTGATGATGGGTGTAGGACAAGCGAAAGGTGAAAACCGGGCGCGAATCGCTATGGAAAACGCTATGACCTCACCACTGCTGGATGGGAAAAGCATTGGAGGTGCAACTGGGTTGATCACTACAATTAGTGCCCCACAAGACTTCATGATGAATGAGTTGGATGCATCAATGAGTGTGCTTCAAGATGAGGCATTCGACGCACAGATTATTTTTGGACTCGCCTATAGGGACGATGATGATCCTGAACCTGATGACACGGTTATCGTCACTATCCTTGCAAACAAGGTTGAACCACAGCGTGGATCGACCACTCCACTCTCGACTCAGAAGAGCGATACCTCTCCCGAAGGTGGTACTTCTGTTCCGTCCACAACCGGTTCCGAATTTGTTCATCTACACAACCATAGCGAATACAGCATGCTCGATGGGGCATGCCGTATTCCGGATATGGTGGATTGGGCGGTTGAAAACAGCGTTCCTGCTGTCGCACTCACCGACCACGGCAACATGTTCGGCGCATGGGAACTCTACAACAAGGCAACAGAGGCGGGGGTTAACCCGATCATCGGTTGTGAGGTGTATGTCGCACAGGGGAGTCGAAAGACGCGTGAGCAGGAACAGGGAGATCCCTATCACCTTACACTGCTTGCAGAGGATGCAACCGGCTATAGGAATCTCTTAGAGCTGGTATCACTCGGATACACGGAGGGTTTCAATCGCAAGCCGCGGATTGACATGGAAATCCTGCGCGAATACCGTGATGGGATTATCGCGCTGACGGGGTGTATCCAAGGACAGGTACCGCAACTCATCTGTGCAGATCGGCGAGACGAAGCGATTCAGAATTTCAAAACCTTGATGGAGATCATGGGGAAACGGAACCTCTACGTTGAGGTGCAGAATCACTACATTGACAAGGAACTTGAGGCGTATCCGGTGATGGTCGAATTGGCGAAAGAGTTCAATCTTCCACTCGTCGGCACAAACGATTGCCACTATCTGCGCAAATCTGACCACGGGATGCACGATGTACTCCTCTGTATCCAGACCAAGAAAACTGTCAATGACCAGGAACGGCTCCGCTATGACAACCACTTCTACTTTAAAAGCGTTGACGAAATGCGAGAGGCACTGAAGGATTATCCACCGGAGGCGATCAGCAACACGTTTGAAATTGCGAATCGGTGCAACCTTGAACTCGACTCTCAACGCGACCCGATGCCGAAATACGAGGTCCCCGCAGGGTACACACACGACAGTTATCTCAAAGAGTTGTGCTACCAAGGCTTACGCGAGAAATATGGCGAACTCTCTGAACCTATCCGACAGCGGATTGATTACGAGTTGGGGATTATTAAACAAAGAGGGCACGCCAACTATTTTTTGATTGTTGGAGATTATGTCAACTACGCCCAAAAACAGGGATACCCACTTTCTGCCCGCGGTTCTGCAGCTGGTAGTCTCGCGCTGTATGCGCTTGGTGTGATTAGTTTCAATCCGATGGATCACGGTTGTCTGTTTGAACGGTTCTTAAACCTTGAACGTCTTGCTCCACCGGATATTGATGTTGATTTCGCCGACCGCGCCCGTGAACATGTGGTTGAGTATTTAACAAAAAAATATGGCGCGGATTCCGTGGGTAAAGTCGCTACCTTTGCCACATTGGGGGCGAAAGCGGCTATCAAGGATGTCGGACGCGCGCTTGAGGTGCCGCTTAAAAATGTCGAAAAGTTGACCGAACTTATTCCGTCTATTCCCGGTATAACACTTGATGAA
Proteins encoded:
- the ftsZ gene encoding cell division protein FtsZ — protein: MRYDSSTYTDLTDEELIRLVQSGDEKAFAQLAARYSSRIWQLVVWNSRQARDAEEIFQDIWVAVWENIGGLREVSSFGAWLRKIAYTTCRRYYTRNTRASSEILQSAEQLAETIDRNAIARFRETEFRAAVAEAVYDLPEKVRTVAVLYYLEMWTIKEIAEEIGLAVGTVKTRLREIRALLRKEFGVEEVKRETTMTQKKEVSKSSQNIIKVFGVGDAGGNAIKRMIAAGLKEIEFYAVNTDLEALRTCDGATQVQIGAEITQGLGADANPEVGRGAAEEDLETLNTVVADARLVFVAAGMGGGTGTGAAPLIASLAREQGALTIGVATSPFDFEGQRRAEQAGYGLQELRDNTDAVIVIPNQRLLDTVDVEPSTSEAFSMSDETVVLGIKTIADIIVESGEINVDFADIESIMNDAGTVMMGVGQAKGENRARIAMENAMTSPLLDGKSIGGATGLITTISAPQDFMMNELDASMSVLQDEAFDAQIIFGLAYRDDDDPEPDDTVIVTILANKVEPQRGSTTPLSTQKSDTSPEGGTSVPSTTGSEFVHLHNHSEYSMLDGACRIPDMVDWAVENSVPAVALTDHGNMFGAWELYNKATEAGVNPIIGCEVYVAQGSRKTREQEQGDPYHLTLLAEDATGYRNLLELVSLGYTEGFNRKPRIDMEILREYRDGIIALTGCIQGQVPQLICADRRDEAIQNFKTLMEIMGKRNLYVEVQNHYIDKELEAYPVMVELAKEFNLPLVGTNDCHYLRKSDHGMHDVLLCIQTKKTVNDQERLRYDNHFYFKSVDEMREALKDYPPEAISNTFEIANRCNLELDSQRDPMPKYEVPAGYTHDSYLKELCYQGLREKYGELSEPIRQRIDYELGIIKQRGHANYFLIVGDYVNYAQKQGYPLSARGSAAGSLALYALGVISFNPMDHGCLFERFLNLERLAPPDIDVDFADRAREHVVEYLTKKYGADSVGKVATFATLGAKAAIKDVGRALEVPLKNVEKLTELIPSIPGITLDEVLERMPEFQTLAELPENRELMDFSKAVEGMKRHVSCHASGIAISDGPLTNYVPLFKDRHDQVATQFEGKAVEDVGIVRLDSLGLRSLSEIHDCLQMIETNHGVKLKLEEIPFDDRETYSLVSNGLIAGLFQLEGSEGMLRVVTELKPDNFEEFSAIPALYRPGPIENGDMQQYIDRKNRLQSVAYIHPSLEGVLKSTYGVCIYQEQVMQIAHDIAGFTLGEADILRNAMGKKNEVLIAAQREKFVEGAVKKTNLAKSEAEEVFDWLESVGYYAFNKSHTVAYSMLAYLKTHYPSEFMAAVTTGEAGDSTKIARYREECAKLSDFLGVAVNV
- the gguB gene encoding sugar ABC transporter permease, yielding MERLNLRMYAMVLALVCVWVIFTLLTGGTFLSTRNLSNLSRQAAVTAILAVGMTLVIVSANIDLSVGYGAGLLGAIGAIVHVWWDQPIVVTLLAVICIGILMGLMQGYLVAYQRIPAFIVTLGGFLVYRGLMLAFTKGETILLPDNWLKAIGNAYLSPTLGWTLMIAGLGISGYGFYRQRAARIKYGTEQTSLHIFLLKVAGISALIVAFIVVMNAHKGIPFPVCILFGLAFVFHFVANRTRFGRYVYAVGGNAEAAYLSGVNVRSITLRVFATMGALMAVAGIVMTARVGSASPEAGRLLELDAIAACVIGGASLMGGRGSIFGAILGAFVMESLNNGMSMANMDASWQDIIKGIVLVAAVGFDMASRRR